A genome region from Cryomorphaceae bacterium 1068 includes the following:
- a CDS encoding DUF2461 domain-containing protein: protein MTHLDPSVFAFLKKLEKNNNRDWFAENKSEYVAAHENFKAFAETLNQAMQKQDHIEKMKLFRIYRDVRFSKNKAPYKNSFSGGFSRATKALRGGYYFHLEPGGRSMVGAGFWQPESADLKRIREEIAADATPLRKIINSASFKKHFGTLEGAQVKTAPKGYPKDHPDIDLLRYKSFIVSHHFTDKEVTTPGFANEILKYFKATRPFFDYMSEVLTTDVNGVSLID, encoded by the coding sequence ATGACGCACCTCGACCCTTCCGTTTTTGCCTTCCTCAAGAAGCTGGAGAAAAACAACAACCGTGACTGGTTTGCCGAAAACAAGTCAGAATATGTCGCCGCTCACGAAAACTTCAAGGCCTTTGCCGAAACACTCAATCAGGCCATGCAGAAGCAAGACCACATCGAGAAGATGAAGCTCTTCCGCATTTACCGCGACGTGCGCTTCTCCAAAAACAAGGCTCCTTACAAGAATAGTTTCTCGGGAGGCTTTAGCCGGGCTACGAAGGCACTACGCGGAGGATATTACTTTCATTTGGAACCCGGTGGACGATCAATGGTGGGCGCTGGATTTTGGCAACCCGAGTCGGCCGACCTCAAGCGCATTCGCGAAGAGATAGCAGCCGATGCCACCCCCTTGCGCAAAATCATCAATTCCGCCTCGTTTAAAAAACACTTCGGAACCTTAGAAGGTGCCCAAGTCAAGACCGCCCCAAAAGGATACCCCAAAGACCATCCCGATATTGACCTTTTGCGGTACAAGTCTTTTATCGTCTCCCACCACTTCACCGACAAGGAAGTTACTACGCCCGGCTTTGCCAACGAAATCTTGAAATACTTCAAAGCCACTCGCCCCTTCTTCGACTATATGAGCGAAGTATTGACAACGGATGTCAATGGAGTGTCGCTAATAGACTAA